GGGCGGGGCGTGGCCGCAGCTCGCGGCTCGGCTCCTCGGGGTGATGGTtgcgggcgggggcggggcgtgGTCGTGGCTCACGGCTCTTCCCGCAGAGAGACATCACTTTCTGGGCATCAGCATCGTGGGGCAGAGCAACGACCGCGGAGACGGCGGCATCTACATCGGCTCCATCATGAAGGGTGGGGCAGTGGCCGCTGACGGCCGCATCGAGCCCGGCGATATGCTGTTGCAGGTGGGTCTGTGGGGACTTTGGGGTGACGTGTGGCTGCGGGTGGGTCTGTGGGGGTTTTGGGGGGACGTGCAGCTGTGGATGGGTCTGTGGGGACTTTGGGGTGACGTGCAGCTGTGGATGGGTCTGTGAGGACTTTGGGGCGACGTGCGGCTGCGGGTGGGTCTGTGAGGACTTTGGGGTGACGTGCGGCTGCGGGTGGGTCTGTGGGGGTTTTGGGGTGACGTGCGGCTGCGGGTGGGTCTGTGGGGGTTTTGGGGTGACGTGCGGCTGCGGGTGGGTCTGTGGGGGTTTTGGGGTGACGTGCGGCTGCGGGTGGGTCTGTGGGGGTTTTGGGGTGACGTGCGGCTGCGGGTGGGTCTGTGGGGGTTTTGGGGCGACGTGCGGCTGCGGGTGGGTCTGCGGGGGCTGTGGACTGAGCTGCACACCCTGCCTGCACCACCCTAATCCCCACCCCTGCAGGTGAACGACGTGAACTTTGAGAACATGAGCAACGATGATGCCGTGCGGGTGCTGCGGGAGATCGTGTCCCAGACGGGGTGAGCGCTGGGGGCGCTGGAGCGGGAGGGGCCAGGCAGGGGGTACCATGGGGGCCTTGCTGTGTGACCACCATTCCTGCAGGCCCATCAGCCTCACCGTGGCCAAGTGCTGGGACCCAACGCCCCGAAGCTACTTCACCGTCCCACGGGGTGAGTGACCCTCGTGGTACACGGGGCGGGATGGGGAGGGGCGCCTACCCAGCCTGAAGGCCTCTCTCCTCTGTGCCTTGCGCTCTGCCTTCCCACACCGTCCGTCTGTCCACCTGTCGTCATCGCCACATGGCGGCCACCCAGCTGACCCGGTGCGGCCCATCGATCCCGCCGCCTGGCTGTCCCACACGGCGGCTCTGACCGGAGCCCTGCCCCGCTACGGTACGAGCCCCTGCTCCAGCGCCGTCACGCGCACCAGCTCCTCCTCACTAACCAGCTCCGTGCCTGGCGCTCCACGTAAGTGGCAGCTCCCGAGGGCCCCAGCAGAAACTAAGACTTGGAGGGGGCGTCTCTGCCAGCCTCCGGCATGGCCGCCTGCGGCCGTCATGGGGCTGTGACGTGCGTGTTTCCCGTCCCCAACACCCTGCACAGACGTGTGTGCACAGGCACCCGTGCCCACCTTGCGCAGCCCACCCTGCTTGTGGTCTGTGTGTTGGGAGCAGGGGATGTATGTGGGGCCCCTATGCGAGGCGCACCCAGGGAGTCCCAGGCAGGGGCCAGGTCTCCACTCTGCTTCCTGCCGCTAACATGACTAACTACCTGCGCTCTCGGGCGGGGCGTGCGGGGAGGGGAAGGGGCCTGCCACGTTCTCATTACGCCCTGGTCTGCGGGTTGGGGTGTCCTCAGCCCAGTTTGTGCCTAGCATCCTGATGAAAAGTGTCTGCAGAGGAAGGAGACGAAATGTCCAATCCCCTGCCCACGCCCCAGTCTCACGGGGGTCCATCCTGCAGTGGGTCAGGGCCCTGCTGTCACGCACCCTCCAGCCTAGGCCCCCGGCGCTGGCTCCGCCCAGAGGCTCCCCTGGGGGTGCAGGGCCCTGAGTCCCCCAGCCTTCAGCTGCTGGGGCTGAGGCGGGGCTGTGCTTTGCAGAGCTGGAGGAGGCGCCGCTGACGGTGAAGAGCGACATGGGTGCCGTCGTCCGGGTCATGCAGCTGCCAGACTCGGGACTGGAGATCCGTGACCGCATGTGGCTCAAAATCACCATCGCCAACGCCGTCATCGGTGAGTGGCCGTCCCCGCGGGCCGATAGCGCCAGGGGCGGGGCTGCGTGCCCGGGGCGGGGCTGCGTGCCCGGGGCGGGGCTGCGTGCCCGGGGCGGGGCTGCGTGCCCGGGGCGGGGCTGCGTGCCCGGGGCGGGGCTGCGTGCCCGGGGCGGGGCTGCGTGCCCGGGGCGGGGCTGCGTGCCCGGGGCGGGGCTGACCGCTGCTGCCGGCCAGGGGCGGACGTGGTGGACTGGCTGTACACACACGTGGAGGGCTTCAAGGAGCGGAGGGAGGCCCGGAAGTACGCCAGCAGCTTGCTGAAGCACGGCTTCCTGCGGCACACGGTCAACAAGATCACCTTCTCCGAGCAGTGCTACTACGTCTTCGGGGACCTGTGCAGCAGTGAGTGGGGCCGCGGGCTTCAGGGCGCGGGGGAGGGGAACGCCGGCGGCCCCTCCGCGGCCCTCACCTGCCGTCCCCCACCAGATCTCGCCACCCTGAACCTCAACAGTGGCTCCAGTGGGGCTTCGGATCAGGACACGCTGGCCCCGCTGCCCCACCCGGCTGCACCCTGGCCCCTGGGTCAGGGCTATCCCTACCAGTACTCGGGGCCCCCGCCCTGCTTCCCGCCTGCCTACCAGGATCCGGGCTTTAGCTATGGCAGCGGCAGCACCGGGAGTCAGCAGAGTGAAGGTGAGAACCCTGCTCCCACCCACTGCTGCTCCGCCCCCAACTCCACCCCACCCCGCTGCTGCTCCGCCCCCAGCTCCACCCCACCCCGCTGCTGCTCCGCCCCCAACTCCACCCCACCCACTGCTGCTCCGCCCCCAGCTCCACCCCACCCCGCTGCTGCTCCGCCCCCAACTCCACCCCACCCACTGCTGCTCCGCCCCCAGCTCCACCCCGCCCCGCTGCTGCTCCGCCCCCAACTCCACCCCACCCACTGCTGCTCCACCCCCAGCTCCACCCCACCCCGCTGCTGCTCCGCCTCCAGCTCCACCCCACCCCGCTGCTGCTCCGCCCCCAGCTCCACCCCAGCCCCCTGCTCTGCGCCGCTTCTCTGCTGTGCCCCACTCCGTGCTCCTGCTGTGTGCTTGGGCCCTGGGTGGGCCCCTTCTGGAAAGGGCAAGTGCCAGGGGGATCCAGGAGCCTGTGTGAATGGGGAGGACAGGGAAGCGTCTCACACATGGGCAGCCTGGACCCCCCCTTATCTGGATGGAGTTGGGAGGAGGGGCCTCTGGGAGCCTGGAGGCCTGGGTGGCTGTGCCTGGTAGTGTTGGCGGCTGGTGCTTCTCCTATGATAGAGGTAGGAGGCCAGGAGACCATGTGGCCAAGGGCCATGTGACAAGGACAGGGCAGGGGTGGCCAAGGAGTCAGACGGGGTCACTTTCTAGGCCCCAGGACACAGGAGGGTGgcagctgcagcctgggcagggaGCCCGATGTGGATGGTGCCATGCACAGCTGTGTGCCTGTGGCTGGGATGTGTTCGGGGCGCCAGGGGATCCAGGGTGTCCCTGAGGCGTTGCCTGGTGGAGCAGAAGCGCCAGTGGGTGGGGTTGGCGAGGCCAGCGGGGGTGTCTGAAGGCTGGGGGGGATGCAGGTGGCGGCCCGGAGGGCCCGGGAAGGAGGACGAGAGAGGAGAGGCGGCCAGAGGGTGTGGGGCCACAGAGAGGCCACACTGGGTGTCTGCTGACTCTTGACTGGTGCTTGTACCCGCTTAAGCCCCACCCAGCCCGCAGTCAGGCCCCACTGGTGGCGGGTGGGTGCCGGGCGGGTGCCGGGCAGCCGGGCGTGTAACTCGTGCTATCCCTTGCCTTGTGCTGAACAAGCCTTAGACTGAAGGACTAGCGGAGTGGACCTTGGGCCGGTAAGCCAGGGTCCCGCCGGGCGTCCCTCAGCATGTCCCCAGCTGGCCATGCCCTCCAGCTCCCACTGCGTCTCGGGAGCCCAGGACGGGGCTGAGCTGAGTCGTCCGTCAGCCAAGGCCCTGGGTTGGGGGGACAGTGGGGACTCGGGTGGGAAATCCAGTATGGCCATGGGGGCATCGGGCACGAGGGGCCCTCGCTGGCACCTCAGTCTTTCAGCCGCAAGACCAGACCCTCAGCTCAAGCATCGGGGTGAGGCGTGGGGGTGCCCAGCTAGCTCCAGGATCCTGTCCACCTGCTACTGCCCCCACCAGCGCGTGCCTGCTGCAGCTGCCCCTGCGACCCTGGGGGTGCCGGCCCTGTCCTTGCGCCTGCATGGCTGCCCCCCCCCCGTCCTGCACGGGCCACCCTTCCTGCCCGGTCACTTGGCCCCTGGCGGGGGCTGTTCTGGACGTGACCGGGCCTGGTGCTGACGGTCTCCTCTCCCACCTGTTCCCGCCCCCAGGGAGCAAGAGCAGCGGGTCCACCCGGAGCAGCCGCCGGGCCCCAGGCCGTGAGAAGGAGCGTCGGGCGGCGGGAGCCGGGGGTAGCGGCAGCGAATCGGATCACACGGCACCGAGCGGGGTGGGGAGCAGCTGGCGAGAGCGTCCAGCCGGCCAGCTCAGCCGTGGCAGCAGCCCACGCAGTCAGGCCTCGGCCACCGCCCCAGggctccccccgccccaccccatgACCAAGGCCTATACGGTGGTCGGGGGGCCGCCCGGGGGACCCCCTGTCCGGGAGCTGGCTGCTGTCCCCCCAGAATTGACTGGGAGCCGCCAGTCCTTCCAGAAGGCCATGGGGAACCCCTGTGAGTTCTTCGTGGACATCATGTGACTCGCGCTTGCCCTCAGCCCTGCCTGAGATGGGGAGCCTGTGGTCCTGCTGCACACACAGCTCGCGTGGGCTTGCCTTAGTGGGGGCCAGGCCGGAGGCAGGGTAGGGGGGCAGGCTGGACCACCGCAATCTGCCCCAGCAGCCTGGCTGCTCCGGCTCCTGACAGCACCTGTTTCTGAGCAGCCGTGTTGCGGGCGCTCCTTCTCTGCCCCTCAGCGAGAGCCTCAGGGACCTCACAACCCCTTGTGTCTAGTGGTGATCCCTCCTAGGATGAGGAAGACCCCCTTGGGCTCTGGGCTGACCCCCACCTCCTGTATAGCTGTGCACAGGCCCCCAGAGTGACCCATGTGTGGCAACCCCCTGCAGTGCACAGGCCCCACCCATCTGACCCAGGACCGGGCCTCCCGGGGGTGGGGCTGGAGCCCCCTGGTCCCTCTGGTTGTCTGGAGTAGgaatctaatttatttatttattgcctggCTAGTGGCTCGGGGGAGGAGGTGGCCCTGTCATCTGTcccacctgcccctgccccttgGAGCAGCctgcttctcccttcctttcctctccagcAACACAGTCGAGTCTGAAAGTATGTAGAGGACGGGACGGGAAGATGAGAGAGGGCTGGACATCCTGCCCACTGTCCCAGCCAGGGCAGGGAGGGACCATGGCCTGCAGGGTCGAGGGGCCCCAATGTGCACAGCTGCCGCAGGGAGGGAGGTCTTGGGGAGATGGGCGGTCAGCTGGCCTGTCCTTGGTGAGTGCACACACTGCGTGCACACATCTCGGCCTGCACACAACCGCGGGCCTTCCTGGCGTCTCTGGCCCCCACGTGTCTGCGCTGTAGATACTGTATCAAAAGTCCCAGCGTCTAGATGGTTAACATAGAGCTGCTTCTGTGTAAATGCTGCTTATTTTAAACACTAAAAAGCGTTTAATTTTATGGGACGGATGTGTGGCCTGTGCCCCTTCTCTGCAGCTGGGCTGCCTTGGAATGAGGGAGGCATGGGGGGGCTGGTCCGGCCTCCCCTAGGCTCTGCTGGGCGCTGACCCTGGACCTCTGACCCGAGACCCTGTGTGGGCCTGGCGGGGTGCTGACCTTGGACCCTGGTGGGCAGTTTTCTGTCCATGGTGCTGgaccccgcccccaccccacctcggCTCTGTCCCTAGTACTGGTGGCAGTCACGATGCTGTCTACCTACTGGGCCGGGGCAGAGAAGGAAGCTGGGTGCCACCCCCACCTGGGCAGGCTCTGCCCTGGGCATTGCCTGTGTGCCCCCGCCCAGCCTCCCACTGCTGTGGTGCCTGGCGGGGTGCTGGGTGGGGGCCCCTGGCGGGGCGTGGTGTGGTTGACAGGGTCTGGCTTGGGCTTGCAGCCATCTGGCTGGGGCCTCCTTGCATCCTTTTTCTGAGCTCATGGTGTGGGTTGTGGGGACCCTGGGAGCCCTCTGGGCCTCCTTCCGGAACAGTGGGTCTGGGTTACTGGGGCAGGCCTGGTCTGGGCACAGAGGGACGGGGACAGAGCTTGGCTCTGGGGCCCAGATGGTCACGGGGTGTCCACAGACGCAGGGGTCACTGGGGTCAGAATCTAGAGCAGGAGGGTGTCTGTAGGGGGACATGGGTCAATGCTGGCTTAGGGGGATCTCAGCTTGGTCTGGGTTCACCGGGGCTGAGGTCGCAGGATCAGGGGTCACTCATGTTTCCCCTGATTTCCTGTGTCTCCATCGTTCCGGTCTCGGGCATCCCCAGGGCCCCTTCCCAGAAAGAACTCGGGGGTGTTGAGCTCTGGCTGCCGCACGAGCAGGTAACACCTGGGCAGGTGGAAGGCAGCCAGGATGCCCAGGACGCAGAGCAGGAGGGCACCCATCTGCACGGCGGGCCTGAGGACCACCTGTACATTGGCCAGGAGGGGCACGAaggagacccaggtgatgaagTAGGCCAGCATGGCAAAGGTGAGGCCACGGGCACGGTTGTAGCGGCCCGGCCGGCTCTGCACCAGGAAGGTGCCCAAGAAGCAAAGGAAGGCCAGCGTGGCGTTGGTGGCGTGCACGAGGCCAAAGCTGACCCAGGAGCGTGTGCGGCAGTGCACCAGCGCCTCTGTGGGCAGCATGCGCCAGTCCGTCACCACCTTTGGCGGGAAGGCCACCAGGTACCAGGCGCACAGTGCGGCCTCCACCAGCATGGCCAGCAGCACCAccagccaggcccagggcccctgCAGGCAGCCACTCAGCCGGTCTGCCcagctcagaggcagttctgACTCCACGAAGATCTCGGCTGCCTGCAGGATGAATGTGCTCAGGCAGCCGGTGAGCGGGAGGTGGGACGAGGGCTGCTGGGCCAGGCAgcgggcagggctgggctggccaGGGAACAGGAGGACACTAATGCAGACCAGGCCCAAGCACACCAGGCCGAAGCAGGCCAGGGGCCCGCCCGAGGCCTGAACCAGTGGGCTGTCACGATGGCGAATGAACAGCCCCAAAGCGGCCAGCACGAGGCCCAGCGCCAGGCCGaacagcaggagcagcagcaacACAGCCGGCTCGCCCCACGCTAGGAACCGAAGCCTGCGGCGGAAGCAGCGTGTGCTCCGCTCCGGGGACCACTCTTCCCGGCCGCAAAAGGTGCAGGCGAGGTCATCtgtgagagaggaggagaagggcgCTGGGTGCTGGCCTTGTCCCCTGTGGGCTCTGGCCTCAGAGCTAGGACGTAGCAGGACCCGCCCCTGCTGCGTTTCCACCCCCACTGCCAGGAAGGCGGCTCACCTGGGCTCTTCCGGTAGCTGCCCGCCTTGCAGTCCACGCAGTCGTAGCAGCAGGAGTGGAACCCCTTGACCCGGCGCACCTGGCCCTCCTGGCACTGCCGCGAGCACTGGGACACGGGCTTCTGCGCACAGGCCTGGGCTCGGGCTCTGCTGGGCTGGGCACGCCCGCGGGAGACAGGGAcggcccccacccccaggctgcACCCTGCCGCGGGGGCTGCCACGGGGACACGCCAGGTACACCCACCCTCGCCTCACCTGGTTGTTGGACGTGTGCCAGCGGATCTTCGGGCTGTCTATCCAGAGGCTGCCGTTGAACCTGCCCACGTCGTGGAGCTCGGGCACCGGGCCCTGCCACACCCACAGCTTCAGGTCGTACTCCATGTCCACGTTCCCGTTGCTGTTGAAGCGTAGCGTCAGCCCGCCCGCGTGGAAGGTCAGGTTGTACATGTTCTCCAGGAGCTGCGGGCGGGGGACGGGGCTGAGCCGCCGGCTACCTCCAGCTCAGGTGTGGCGGCCATGCCTGGTGGCCCGGGCACGTGCAGAGGTCAGCACACCCCCATCTCCCGGGCTCACCTGCCAGGGCTTCACGGGGTCCTGCACGGGGCAGCCTGAGGCGCTGCACTGCAGAGCGTTGTGCAGGGCCTGGGCCACACTATACACAGCTGCGTAGACAGAGAACGTCTGGTGGTGGTTTAGCCCGGCACTCACGTTCTGCAGCGTGATGCAGTCACACTGCGGGCAGCGCCGGCCCACCACGTCCTCCTCCAGACCCTGCTCCCTCTCGCCCAGGGCGGCGCAGAACGCTGGGTTGGCGGCCAGGGCCAGGCGGGTCTTCACATACTGGGAGAACTTGCGCAGCTGGGCACCCCTCTGGAGAAAGCCAAGCACCGTGCCCACCTGGGCCATGCCGGGCAGCCCCATGACCAGGTCGGAGGTCAGCCAGGCCTCGCTGGCCACCCACACCTTGCGCGAGAGCTTGCTGCTGATGCTGTAGCTGAAGAGAGCATGGGCGGCGCGCGCGGAGGCGAACAGCAGCACCACCTGCACGCTGCTCTGGTTCACCTGGTGCAGCACCTCCTGCACCTTCCCCAGCAGCGGGCTGTTGGCACGGGGCAGTGGCACCAGGCCCTCGTGTGCGATGCAGATGCCGCGCGACGCGGCCAGGGCCGAGAAGATGCTCAGGCCCTGGCGGCCGTACTCGTCGTCACTGCCTAGGGCGGCCACCCAGTTCCAGCCGAACTCCTGCAGCAGCTCCGCGGCGGCCACCAGCTGCACACGGTCGCTAGGCACTGTGCGGAAGAAGGAGGGGAAGGTCTCCCGGGCGCTCAGCAGCTCCATGCCAGCGCCATAGCTGACCTGCAGGGGCCAAGAGGCATCTCCTGACTCAGGGGCTCCCAcgggcagggctgggtgggggtgggtgatGGTGGGGGGCGCCCACCTGGGGCATGAGGAAGAAGCCGAAGAACTTGCCGGTGACCACGGCGAGCTCTGACGAGTGGGGCCCAATGACGGCCAGCACGCGGGGCTGGTACTGCGTGTAGTTGCAGTAGGCGGCAATGTCGCGGCTGTCTGCCTTGGCCAGGAACATGAGACTGGGCTTCATGGCCACCACAGGCTCCGAGCACGTATCGAAGAGGTCGTGGCCTAGGCGCAGCCCCGGCAGCAGGTCCGACCTGTTGTTGATCTCCTCCACGGCCATCTTCATGGCCAGTGCCCACAGCAGGCCATTCGAGGAGAACCTGGGGCCCCATGGAGCCGCAGATGGCCACCTCAGCCCCAGCTCAGGAGCACCGCGGGCCTGGTCACCCTGACCCCAACCCGGGCTGTCCCACCTCCGTACCTGGTGCACACGGGGCTGCTGGGCCGTGTCCGGCTGCCGAGGCCAGCCTCCTCGGCCTCACCTAGGGGGAATAGCCCCCCCAGCACGTAGTCCCCTTTCATCCTAAGTTGCTGTGACAGGCACAATGGGGCCCCTGTCCCAAGGTGCAGGAGAGCCCAGAGGCTGAGGCCCAGGACAGCAGGGCACAGCATGGCAGAGGCCACTTCCAGCAGGCACGGCAAGGTGGCTGCCGAGTGGGGCCTCACGCGGAGAGAGCCCGGGGTGGGGAGAGCCCGGGGCGGGGAGCGGGCAGAGGATTTGTTTAGCAAAACCCTTGCCATCCTCACTTGCCACACCCTGGGGCCCAGTGGTGTCCTCGCTTTCTGGGCCTGAAAGTTTGTGCACTTCAGACTCTGCTTGAAGCCACTGCCAGGCTCTATGGCCAGCACTGACCGGCAGGCAGGCTCTGCTGACCGTGGCCTTGTTCACTGCCTGTGCCGAGCCCCTCGCCACCCCCCCATTCCTGGAGTTGCCCGGCAGGCTGTGGAGAGGAGAGAGGGCAAAGGGGCCTCCAGGGCTCTGAGGTCTCAGCTGTGTGGGAGGGATGCAGAGACACCCGGCTCTGGGGCTTTCCATAGGTACAGAAATGCCTCCTACCCAGCCCTGGGAGCTTCTGGCTCCAACTCAAGGCTGTGCTGGCCGGAGTCGGGGGTGGCCGGGGTGGGCCCCCTAGGCCTGCAGACCAGCCGGCCAGGCAGGCCTCCACCCTGCAGCTGGGGAGGGCCCTGGGGTGGCAGTGGTGCCCTCCCAGCCTGCTTGGGAGCAGAGTTCCTTGAGGGTCTCAGCCCTTCTGCCAGAGTCTGATGCCTAGAAGCTGCAGGAACCGCATGGCCAGCTGTACTCACACTGCTGACCCTGGCCTGGGCTACTCCTGCCTGGCAGGCACACAGGTGGCTCCTGCTGGGGATAGAGTTTGCTTGCCGGGGGGGCATGCAAACGAAGGAGGAAGGACCACAGGCAAATGAACGGTGGCTGGAGCAGCACCGGAAGCGTGGGGCCGGGGCTCCTCCTCTGCCTGCTTCGCTTTGGGGGTGCCCTTGGGGACACACCGGGCTCCGGGTGCAGGACCTCAGAGGGGAACTGGGGGGCACTCAGCTTCAGCTGGGGCCCAGCAGACCTAGCAGATGCCACGAGGTGCACCCTGGCTGGCACCTCTTCCCCACGGTGCTGCAAGGCAGGACCCGTGAGGCACATGCATGACCACAGCACACGTGTATGGCACACACTgagcacacacgcacacagaggaGCATGGCACACATATGAACCTGGCACACGGGAACGCGGCATACAAATGGCACATGCAAACTGCACACACGCAAATGGCACACACGTGCACGGCACATGCAAACAGCACACATACAcggcacacacacgcacagcaCATGCACGGCACACGTGCACAGCACG
This DNA window, taken from Macaca mulatta isolate MMU2019108-1 chromosome 1, T2T-MMU8v2.0, whole genome shotgun sequence, encodes the following:
- the DVL1 gene encoding segment polarity protein dishevelled homolog DVL-1 isoform X5, with the translated sequence MDQDFGVVKEEIFDDNAKLPCFNGRVVSWLVLAEGAHSDAGSQGTDSHTDLPPPLERTGGIGDSRPPSFHPNVASSRDGMDNETGTESMVSHRRERARRRNREEAARTNGHPRGDRRRDVGLPPDSASAVLSSELESSSFVDSDEDGSTSRLSSSTEQSTSSRLIRKHKRRRRKQRLRQTDRASSFSSITDSTMSLNIVTVTLNMERHHFLGISIVGQSNDRGDGGIYIGSIMKGGAVAADGRIEPGDMLLQVNDVNFENMSNDDAVRVLREIVSQTGPISLTVAKCWDPTPRSYFTVPRADPVRPIDPAAWLSHTAALTGALPRYELEEAPLTVKSDMGAVVRVMQLPDSGLEIRDRMWLKITIANAVIGADVVDWLYTHVEGFKERREARKYASSLLKHGFLRHTVNKITFSEQCYYVFGDLCSNLATLNLNSGSSGASDQDTLAPLPHPAAPWPLGQGYPYQYSGPPPCFPPAYQDPGFSYGSGSTGSQQSEGSKSSGSTRSSRRAPGREKERRAAGAGGSGSESDHTAPSGVGSSWRERPAGQLSRGSSPRSQASATAPGLPPPHPMTKAYTVVGGPPGGPPVRELAAVPPELTGSRQSFQKAMGNPCEFFVDIM
- the DVL1 gene encoding segment polarity protein dishevelled homolog DVL-1 isoform X3, which codes for MAETKIIYHMDEEETPYLVKLPVAPERVTLADFKNVLSNRPVHAYKFFFKSMDQDFGVVKEEIFDDNAKLPCFNGRVVSWLVLAEGAHSDAGSQGTDSHTDLPPPLERTGGIGDSRPPSFHPNVASSRDGMDNETGTESMVSHRRERARRRNREEAARTNGHPRGDRRRDVGLPPDSASAVLSSELESSSFVDSDEDGSTSRLSSSTEQSTSSRLIRKHKRRRRKQRLRQTDRASSFSSITDSTMSLNIVTVTLNMERHHFLGISIVGQSNDRGDGGIYIGSIMKGGAVAADGRIEPGDMLLQVNDVNFENMSNDDAVRVLREIVSQTGPISLTVAKCWDPTPRSYFTVPRADPVRPIDPAAWLSHTAALTGALPRYELEEAPLTVKSDMGAVVRVMQLPDSGLEIRDRMWLKITIANAVIGADVVDWLYTHVEGFKERREARKYASSLLKHGFLRHTVNKITFSEQCYYVFGDLCSNLATLNLNSGSSGASDQDTLAPLPHPAAPWPLGQGYPYQYSGPPPCFPPAYQDPGFSYGSGSTGSQQSEGSKSSGSTRSSRRAPGREKERRAAGAGGSGSESDHTAPSGVGSSWRERPAGQLSRGSSPRSQASATAPGLPPPHPMTKAYTVVGGPPGGPPVRELAAVPPELTGSRQSFQKAMGNPCEFFVDIM
- the DVL1 gene encoding segment polarity protein dishevelled homolog DVL-1 isoform X1; its protein translation is MHRRVSRAPEHRGKRAQARGGARGGASEDRLRLRLRLRSDAPPPAARSRDVIAARSGAPPRPRSGPRLPVAPERVTLADFKNVLSNRPVHAYKFFFKSMDQDFGVVKEEIFDDNAKLPCFNGRVVSWLVLAEGAHSDAGSQGTDSHTDLPPPLERTGGIGDSRPPSFHPNVASSRDGMDNETGTESMVSHRRERARRRNREEAARTNGHPRGDRRRDVGLPPDSASAVLSSELESSSFVDSDEDGSTSRLSSSTEQSTSSRLIRKHKRRRRKQRLRQTDRASSFSSITDSTMSLNIVTVTLNMERHHFLGISIVGQSNDRGDGGIYIGSIMKGGAVAADGRIEPGDMLLQVNDVNFENMSNDDAVRVLREIVSQTGPISLTVAKCWDPTPRSYFTVPRADPVRPIDPAAWLSHTAALTGALPRYELEEAPLTVKSDMGAVVRVMQLPDSGLEIRDRMWLKITIANAVIGADVVDWLYTHVEGFKERREARKYASSLLKHGFLRHTVNKITFSEQCYYVFGDLCSNLATLNLNSGSSGASDQDTLAPLPHPAAPWPLGQGYPYQYSGPPPCFPPAYQDPGFSYGSGSTGSQQSEGSKSSGSTRSSRRAPGREKERRAAGAGGSGSESDHTAPSGVGSSWRERPAGQLSRGSSPRSQASATAPGLPPPHPMTKAYTVVGGPPGGPPVRELAAVPPELTGSRQSFQKAMGNPCEFFVDIM
- the DVL1 gene encoding segment polarity protein dishevelled homolog DVL-1 isoform X4 — its product is MDQDFGVVKEEIFDDNAKLPCFNGRVVSWLVLAEGAHSDAGSQGTDSHTDLPPPLERTGGIGDSRPPSFHPNVASSRDGMDNETGTESMVSHRRERARRRNREEAARTNGHPRGDRRRDVGLPPDSASAVLSSELESSSFVDSDEDGSTSRLSSSTEQSTSSRLIRKHKRRRRKQRLRQTDRASSFSSITDSTMSLNIVTVTLNMERHHFLGISIVGQSNDRGDGGIYIGSIMKGGAVAADGRIEPGDMLLQVNDVNFENMSNDDAVRVLREIVSQTGPISLTVAKCWDPTPRSYFTVPRADPVRPIDPAAWLSHTAALTGALPRYGTSPCSSAVTRTSSSSLTSSVPGAPQLEEAPLTVKSDMGAVVRVMQLPDSGLEIRDRMWLKITIANAVIGADVVDWLYTHVEGFKERREARKYASSLLKHGFLRHTVNKITFSEQCYYVFGDLCSNLATLNLNSGSSGASDQDTLAPLPHPAAPWPLGQGYPYQYSGPPPCFPPAYQDPGFSYGSGSTGSQQSEGSKSSGSTRSSRRAPGREKERRAAGAGGSGSESDHTAPSGVGSSWRERPAGQLSRGSSPRSQASATAPGLPPPHPMTKAYTVVGGPPGGPPVRELAAVPPELTGSRQSFQKAMGNPCEFFVDIM
- the DVL1 gene encoding segment polarity protein dishevelled homolog DVL-1 isoform X6 — encoded protein: MDNETGTESMVSHRRERARRRNREEAARTNGHPRGDRRRDVGLPPDSASAVLSSELESSSFVDSDEDGSTSRLSSSTEQSTSSRLIRKHKRRRRKQRLRQTDRASSFSSITDSTMSLNIVTVTLNMERHHFLGISIVGQSNDRGDGGIYIGSIMKGGAVAADGRIEPGDMLLQVNDVNFENMSNDDAVRVLREIVSQTGPISLTVAKCWDPTPRSYFTVPRADPVRPIDPAAWLSHTAALTGALPRYGTSPCSSAVTRTSSSSLTSSVPGAPQLEEAPLTVKSDMGAVVRVMQLPDSGLEIRDRMWLKITIANAVIGADVVDWLYTHVEGFKERREARKYASSLLKHGFLRHTVNKITFSEQCYYVFGDLCSNLATLNLNSGSSGASDQDTLAPLPHPAAPWPLGQGYPYQYSGPPPCFPPAYQDPGFSYGSGSTGSQQSEGSKSSGSTRSSRRAPGREKERRAAGAGGSGSESDHTAPSGVGSSWRERPAGQLSRGSSPRSQASATAPGLPPPHPMTKAYTVVGGPPGGPPVRELAAVPPELTGSRQSFQKAMGNPCEFFVDIM
- the DVL1 gene encoding segment polarity protein dishevelled homolog DVL-1 isoform X2; translated protein: MAETKIIYHMDEEETPYLVKLPVAPERVTLADFKNVLSNRPVHAYKFFFKSMDQDFGVVKEEIFDDNAKLPCFNGRVVSWLVLAEGAHSDAGSQGTDSHTDLPPPLERTGGIGDSRPPSFHPNVASSRDGMDNETGTESMVSHRRERARRRNREEAARTNGHPRGDRRRDVGLPPDSASAVLSSELESSSFVDSDEDGSTSRLSSSTEQSTSSRLIRKHKRRRRKQRLRQTDRASSFSSITDSTMSLNIVTVTLNMERHHFLGISIVGQSNDRGDGGIYIGSIMKGGAVAADGRIEPGDMLLQVNDVNFENMSNDDAVRVLREIVSQTGPISLTVAKCWDPTPRSYFTVPRADPVRPIDPAAWLSHTAALTGALPRYGTSPCSSAVTRTSSSSLTSSVPGAPQLEEAPLTVKSDMGAVVRVMQLPDSGLEIRDRMWLKITIANAVIGADVVDWLYTHVEGFKERREARKYASSLLKHGFLRHTVNKITFSEQCYYVFGDLCSNLATLNLNSGSSGASDQDTLAPLPHPAAPWPLGQGYPYQYSGPPPCFPPAYQDPGFSYGSGSTGSQQSEGSKSSGSTRSSRRAPGREKERRAAGAGGSGSESDHTAPSGVGSSWRERPAGQLSRGSSPRSQASATAPGLPPPHPMTKAYTVVGGPPGGPPVRELAAVPPELTGSRQSFQKAMGNPCEFFVDIM